One genomic window of Entelurus aequoreus isolate RoL-2023_Sb linkage group LG07, RoL_Eaeq_v1.1, whole genome shotgun sequence includes the following:
- the LOC133653655 gene encoding nuclear receptor subfamily 1 group D member 1-like, with protein sequence MDNSPGGAGGGVILYAGSCGSASPSPGSPSSGYQTQSPSFHSQPSSPEEVTFTEIGSLKQKAEESPTPTSKLVFQFPEVYSGPPPAAVAPQHTYGHPIAGKKPCGFTGAFTKNGGMVLLCKVCGDIASGFHYGVHACEGCKGFFRRSIQQNINYKMCVKNEHCQIMRMNRNRCQHCRFKKCLSVGMSRDAVRFGRIPKREKQRLMEEMQSYMNSLNESAAMDMDSSSVKETPTREVEGGTKEAIGAMSRAYHDIFSGSGQERTAKRAKITNNNNNNTCQDGTFTQIAAQPHSMQGYQSCPVAPENNQVMFHNMDTNRYTYLVSTNQNHHSSGATTQRGPVNYLCKAENARSQPSCPWKFAPRAKVLACPLNACPVSGADRTSQEIWESFSQCFTPAVKEVVEFAKGIPGFQELSQQDQVMLLKSGTFQVLMVRFCTLFNAAERTVTFLNGQTYPLSTLHALGMGSLLDAMFDFSEKLGSMGLEPDEMALFMAVVLVSADHSGISDVHTVEQLQEGLIRALRSLITRRRPDDTTLFPKLLLRLPDLRTINNLHSNKLLAFRIDP encoded by the exons CAGGTGGAGGAGTCATCCTGTATGCAGGCTCCTGTGGAAGTGCCAGCCCCAGCCCTGGCAGCCCCTCCAGTGGGTACCAGACACAGTCACCTTCCTTCCACTCGCAGCCATCATCGCCAGAGGAGGTTACCTTCACAGAAATTGGATCACTGAAACAGAAGGCTGAAGAGTCCCCAACACCAACCTCTAAACTGGTGTTCCAGTTCCCGGAGGTATATAGTGGGCCTCCTCCTGCAGCCGTGGCTCCCCAGCATACCTACGGACATCCGATTGCTGGAAAAAAGCCGTGTGGCTTCACAGGAGCTTTCACAA AAAATGGCGGAATGGTCCTGCTCTGTAAGGTCTGTGGGGACATTGCATCTGGTTTCCACTATGGAGTTCATGCATGTGAAGGATGCAAA GGATTTTTCCGCCGCAGCATCCAGCAAAACATCAACTACAAGATGTGCGTGAAGAACGAGCACTGTCAGATCATGCGCATGAACCGCAACCGGTGCCAGCATTGCCGCTTCAAGAAGTGCCTGTCTGTCGGCATGTCGAGAGATG CTGTGCGTTTTGGCCGCATCCCAAAAAGAGAGAAGCAGCGACTTATGGAGGAGATGCAGAGCTACATGAACAGCCTAAATGAGTCGGCTGCCATGGACATGGACTCCTCCTCTGTGAAAGAAACACCAACCAGGGAAGTTGAGGGCGGCACAAAAGAGGCCATTGGGGCCATGTCCAGAGCTTACCATGACATCTTCAGTGGCAGTGGCCAGGAGAGAACAGCCAAGAGGGCTAAAATcaccaacaataacaacaacaacacttgtCAAGACGGCACTTTCACGCAGATCGCAGCACAACCACACTCTATGCAGGGTTACCAGTCTTGCCCGGTCGCCCCTGAAAACAATCAGGTTATGTTCCACAACATGGACACCAATCGTTACACTTACTTAGTGTCAACAAATCAGAATCATCACTCAAGTGGCGCAACCACTCAAAGAGGCCCTGTCAATTATTTATGCAAAGCAGAAAATGCCAGAAGTCAACCTTCATGCCCATGGAAGTTTGCTCCAAGAGCTAAAGTGCTG GCCTGTCCTCTTAATGCATGCCCTGTATCTGGGGCAGACCGCACGAGTCAGGAGATTTGGGAGTCCTTTTCTCAGTGTTTCACCCCTGCTGTCAAGGAGGTGGTTGAATTTGCCAAGGGCATCCCAGGATTTCAGGAGCTTAGTCAGCAGGACCAGGTCATGCTGCTTAAATCGGGCACCTTCCAG GTTCTAATGGTGAGGTTCTGCACCTTGTTCAACGCTGCTGAACGTACGGTGACCTTCCTGAATGGCCAAACATACCCCTTGTCCACCCTGCACGCTTTGGGCATGGGCTCCTTACTAGATGCCATGTTTGACTTCAGTGAAAAGTTGGGCTCCATGGGGCTTGAGCCTGATGAAATGGCCCTCTTCATGGCAGTGGTGCTGGTCTCTGCAG ATCATTCCGGCATTTCAGACGTGCACACGGTGGAGCAGCTACAGGAGGGTCTTATCCGTGCCCTACGATCGCTGATCACTCGCCGGCGTCCTGACGACACTACCTtattccccaaactcctcctgcGATTGCCAGACCTCCGCACTATCAACAATCTGCACTCCAACAAACTTTTGGCCTTTCGCATTGACCCTTGA